A part of Vanessa tameamea isolate UH-Manoa-2023 chromosome 20, ilVanTame1 primary haplotype, whole genome shotgun sequence genomic DNA contains:
- the LOC113403799 gene encoding uncharacterized protein LOC113403799 isoform X2 has translation MKKTSSLVWRFFDRLEENKRCVAVLCKLCDTQYKYFGNTTNLRTHLVNKHPIQWDLVQNGTLEESTFRAFDDDDNTTQSTITPKRKKYVKSFKDENVDVLENSETDNEIHHDGNEEPINIVRQMHGSRNSDEEWLNDELYETIETYEPKRKRMKYRTIKREVQTPPPSVPKYVVRNTNSYKKPERIIIDGGQRKDEYSVFGEYVANKLRKLKNNQARGNVQQLITTILWQSEYGLYDSMDTVKRVLLHSVQEMEVVHTSVEQIIVQEDHEVVSPNKDGAN, from the exons ATGAAGAAAACATCATCCTTGGTTTGGCGATTTTTTGATCGCCTCGAAGAGAATAAAAGATGTGTAGCTGTGTTGTGCAAATTATGTGATACGCAATACAAGTACTTCGGAAATACAACTAATCTACGAACACATTTAGTAAATAAGCATCCGATACAGTGGGATTTAGTTCAAAATGGAACATTGGAGGAGTCGACATTCCGTGCCTTTGACGATGATGATAACACAACACAATCTACAATCACACCGAAAAGGAAGAAATACGTAAAGAGCTTCAAAGATGAAAAC GTAGATGTACTTGAAAATTCGGAGACAGATAACGAGATCCATCATGATGGCAATGAGGAACCAATCAATATAGTTCGGCAGATGCATGGCAGCCGAAACTCCGATGAAGAATGGCTTAATGATGAGCTGTATGAAACAATTGAAACCTATGAACCAAAACGCAAACGGATGAAATATAGAACTATCAAAAGAGAAGTCCAGACACCACCTCCGAGTGTACCAAAGTATGTTGTGAGAAACACAAATTCATATAAGAAACCAGAGCGAATTATTATTGATGGTGGTCAGAGAAAGGATGAGTACAGTGTTTTTGGAGAGTATGTGGCAAACAAATTaaggaaattgaaaaataaccAAGCTCGAGGAAATGTGCAACAATtaatcacaacaatactgtggCAGTCGGAGTATGGATTGTATGACAGCATGGATACAGTTAAAAGAGTTCTCTTACATTCCGTTCAAGAGATGGAAGTGGTCCACACGAGTGTGGAACAGATTATTGTACAAGAGGATCATGAAGTAGTGTCACCCAACAAAGACGGAGCAAATTAA
- the LOC113403799 gene encoding uncharacterized protein LOC113403799 isoform X1: MKKTSSLVWRFFDRLEENKRCVAVLCKLCDTQYKYFGNTTNLRTHLVNKHPIQWDLVQNGTLEESTFRAFDDDDNTTQSTITPKRKKYVKSFKDENVRYSVSVDLKNRRDSPNVLAEDSMPIIEIQRVDVLENSETDNEIHHDGNEEPINIVRQMHGSRNSDEEWLNDELYETIETYEPKRKRMKYRTIKREVQTPPPSVPKYVVRNTNSYKKPERIIIDGGQRKDEYSVFGEYVANKLRKLKNNQARGNVQQLITTILWQSEYGLYDSMDTVKRVLLHSVQEMEVVHTSVEQIIVQEDHEVVSPNKDGAN, from the exons ATGAAGAAAACATCATCCTTGGTTTGGCGATTTTTTGATCGCCTCGAAGAGAATAAAAGATGTGTAGCTGTGTTGTGCAAATTATGTGATACGCAATACAAGTACTTCGGAAATACAACTAATCTACGAACACATTTAGTAAATAAGCATCCGATACAGTGGGATTTAGTTCAAAATGGAACATTGGAGGAGTCGACATTCCGTGCCTTTGACGATGATGATAACACAACACAATCTACAATCACACCGAAAAGGAAGAAATACGTAAAGAGCTTCAAAGATGAAAACGTACGTTATTCAGTATCCGTTGATCTTAAAAACAGACGAGATAGCCCCAATGTCCTCGCAGAAGATTCAATGCCAATTATCGAAATACAACGg GTAGATGTACTTGAAAATTCGGAGACAGATAACGAGATCCATCATGATGGCAATGAGGAACCAATCAATATAGTTCGGCAGATGCATGGCAGCCGAAACTCCGATGAAGAATGGCTTAATGATGAGCTGTATGAAACAATTGAAACCTATGAACCAAAACGCAAACGGATGAAATATAGAACTATCAAAAGAGAAGTCCAGACACCACCTCCGAGTGTACCAAAGTATGTTGTGAGAAACACAAATTCATATAAGAAACCAGAGCGAATTATTATTGATGGTGGTCAGAGAAAGGATGAGTACAGTGTTTTTGGAGAGTATGTGGCAAACAAATTaaggaaattgaaaaataaccAAGCTCGAGGAAATGTGCAACAATtaatcacaacaatactgtggCAGTCGGAGTATGGATTGTATGACAGCATGGATACAGTTAAAAGAGTTCTCTTACATTCCGTTCAAGAGATGGAAGTGGTCCACACGAGTGTGGAACAGATTATTGTACAAGAGGATCATGAAGTAGTGTCACCCAACAAAGACGGAGCAAATTAA